The following coding sequences are from one uncultured Cohaesibacter sp. window:
- a CDS encoding LysR family transcriptional regulator — MKINSENTNLNLRHLRAAHAIWQEGSFTLAAQRLGVVPSALSETIRQLEESAGISLFDRKQRPPKPTIAGLAFLQETRPLLQGLDGAFARLKEAADLTQGHLSIGASPSAISGTLAPALSKFRSDFPAITIQLYDDIAEHLAQMVSEGALDIAIAGRADRSPDILQSEISRDPFGLACHKEHPLAVRGTPASLQQIDPYSLIHLDGETGIARLLGRCEELPPQMRQGSLHAHSTIGQLCLIRAGIGVALLPREAVMMMHDPLIAFVELSDLSLTRALYLLMPANRTLSHVASRFVDYLGVPPTP, encoded by the coding sequence ATGAAAATAAATTCGGAAAATACGAACTTAAATCTACGACACTTACGCGCCGCCCATGCCATCTGGCAGGAAGGCTCTTTCACGCTTGCAGCCCAGCGCCTCGGCGTCGTTCCCTCCGCACTATCAGAGACGATCCGACAGCTGGAAGAAAGCGCTGGCATCAGCCTGTTTGACCGCAAACAAAGGCCCCCGAAGCCAACCATAGCGGGCCTTGCCTTCCTTCAGGAAACACGACCTCTATTGCAAGGATTGGACGGCGCTTTTGCGCGCCTGAAAGAGGCCGCAGACCTGACGCAGGGACATCTGTCTATTGGTGCCTCGCCTTCGGCCATCTCGGGCACTTTGGCACCAGCGCTCTCAAAGTTCCGGTCCGATTTTCCCGCAATCACGATCCAGCTCTATGATGATATCGCCGAGCATCTCGCTCAAATGGTTTCTGAAGGCGCCCTCGATATCGCCATCGCGGGCCGGGCCGATCGCTCACCTGATATTCTGCAAAGTGAAATCAGCCGAGACCCCTTCGGCCTTGCCTGCCACAAGGAGCACCCCCTCGCCGTCAGGGGAACCCCTGCCTCCCTCCAGCAGATCGATCCGTATAGCCTTATCCATCTGGATGGAGAAACAGGCATCGCGCGTCTGCTTGGCCGATGTGAAGAACTGCCGCCGCAAATGCGTCAGGGTAGCCTCCATGCCCATTCCACCATCGGACAACTATGCCTCATCCGGGCAGGGATAGGCGTTGCCCTGTTGCCACGAGAAGCAGTGATGATGATGCATGACCCATTGATCGCCTTTGTGGAATTGTCTGACCTGAGTTTAACGAGGGCGCTCTATTTGCTCATGCCAGCCAACCGCACGCTTTCACACGTTGCCAGCCGCTTTGTCGACTATCTCGGCGTACCTCCGACACCCTAA
- a CDS encoding FAD-binding and (Fe-S)-binding domain-containing protein codes for MQDNSKKWLGALESALTSHGFEGDFEFDSALRAAMSTDNSVYQIYPDLIVAPRNAKDVVALLEVMSRPDFSHLALTPRGGGTGTNGQSLNQGVILDFRRHMHKLIAVNVKEHWADVEPGMVLDDLNSQLRAFGLFFAPEASTSTRCTIGGMVSTDASGKGSRIYGKTSDNIVGLEIACPHGVLFSVASSPDWALPMLSAAEQAARGGRDAFIANTPKINRRFTGYDLERACPEDGGFEWWRLFLGAEGTLAPITRIRVKLRPLPKEKRLIVASFSSFHAALAAATPLLQDEPTAIEVMDERVQQLAEDAGILNRLPEALRPRDGASAAYVFLEFNGDDAALLAERIRASHARLFTLDGITAVHMAKDSDEIRELWAIRSAGVGLLGKVDGPVRPVAFVEDCVVPPENIARFLGEFRSVLKEHDLGFGMYGHVDVGCLHIRPALDIDQQGDRDKLVSVSRAVFELTRKYGGIFWGEHGKGVRGTFLAEWIGAEAYRALQQVKAAFDPYGRYNPGKLVSVNGPVMDIATTNFRVFNAEPGDPLEKAFRCNGNAQCLSYQAATPMCPSFKATADLRYSPKGRADALRAWKVAKDKRAKQEVDEIDLLNVLDNCLGCKACASSCPVQVDIPHMRSVFYADYFKHHTRPLKDRLILLAERLSPMMVRMNAALRPLWPVARQVASSVLDVVDLPQELARPMACTDTIALADLGHALPEDAVLVWQDWFTALFDESVQRDTLSGLKALGYKPLLVEMLPAGKVALNMGDLEGFKGMAARLSNELQKASRSAVPMIGLDPALVMHVRDDYPKFGFSVPELLLPQEFLTREIANGRILPKAHDVKAAKLLGHCTEATSQTRASAMWKEVFAAIGIELATPSTGCCGMAGLFGHQKRHQAMSRKLFELSWKDHVQQDMPVVATGFSCRCQTERLEGQDLRHPLGLIAQWLDPV; via the coding sequence ATGCAGGATAATTCAAAGAAATGGCTTGGCGCTTTGGAGAGCGCGTTGACCTCTCACGGTTTTGAAGGGGACTTCGAGTTTGACAGCGCTCTGCGTGCGGCCATGTCGACCGATAACTCCGTTTATCAAATTTATCCTGATCTCATTGTGGCTCCTCGAAATGCGAAGGACGTGGTGGCACTGCTCGAGGTGATGTCCCGCCCGGATTTTTCGCATCTTGCTCTGACGCCCCGTGGTGGTGGCACCGGAACCAATGGGCAGAGCCTCAACCAAGGGGTGATCCTTGATTTTCGCAGACACATGCACAAGCTGATTGCGGTCAATGTCAAGGAGCACTGGGCTGATGTTGAGCCGGGCATGGTGCTGGATGATCTCAACAGCCAGCTTCGCGCTTTCGGGCTTTTCTTTGCGCCGGAAGCTTCCACCTCCACCCGCTGCACCATCGGGGGCATGGTCTCGACTGACGCGTCCGGCAAGGGGTCTCGCATCTATGGCAAGACATCTGACAATATTGTCGGGCTTGAGATTGCCTGCCCTCATGGCGTGCTATTCTCCGTGGCATCCTCTCCGGATTGGGCTTTGCCAATGCTGTCTGCTGCTGAACAGGCTGCTCGCGGTGGTCGTGATGCTTTCATCGCCAATACGCCGAAGATCAATCGCCGTTTTACCGGCTATGATCTGGAAAGAGCTTGTCCTGAAGATGGCGGGTTTGAGTGGTGGCGGTTGTTTCTTGGGGCAGAAGGCACGTTGGCACCGATTACCCGTATTCGTGTGAAGCTACGCCCGCTGCCAAAAGAGAAGCGCTTGATTGTTGCAAGCTTTTCCTCCTTTCATGCTGCCCTTGCTGCTGCAACGCCGCTTTTGCAAGATGAGCCAACGGCCATCGAAGTGATGGATGAACGCGTTCAGCAACTGGCTGAAGATGCCGGTATTTTGAACCGGCTGCCAGAGGCATTGCGGCCGAGGGATGGCGCATCTGCGGCTTATGTGTTTCTGGAATTCAATGGCGATGACGCTGCGCTGTTGGCTGAGCGCATCAGGGCAAGTCATGCACGTCTCTTTACGCTTGATGGCATCACTGCCGTGCATATGGCAAAGGATAGCGACGAAATCCGCGAGCTTTGGGCCATTCGTTCTGCTGGCGTTGGATTGCTCGGCAAGGTCGATGGGCCAGTGCGCCCTGTGGCCTTTGTCGAGGATTGCGTGGTGCCGCCGGAAAACATCGCGCGGTTTCTTGGCGAGTTCCGGTCGGTCCTCAAAGAGCATGATCTCGGCTTTGGCATGTATGGGCATGTTGATGTGGGGTGTCTCCACATTCGCCCGGCGCTCGATATAGATCAGCAGGGCGACAGGGATAAGCTGGTTTCGGTTTCCAGGGCTGTGTTTGAACTGACGCGCAAATATGGGGGCATTTTCTGGGGCGAGCATGGCAAAGGTGTGCGTGGCACGTTTCTGGCCGAATGGATCGGTGCGGAGGCCTATCGGGCACTGCAGCAGGTCAAAGCCGCCTTCGATCCTTATGGGCGCTACAATCCGGGCAAGCTGGTGAGTGTTAATGGTCCTGTCATGGATATCGCGACCACCAATTTCAGGGTCTTTAATGCTGAGCCTGGCGATCCGCTTGAAAAGGCTTTTCGCTGCAATGGCAATGCGCAATGTCTCAGCTATCAGGCGGCGACGCCAATGTGTCCATCATTCAAGGCAACGGCTGATCTGAGATATTCCCCAAAAGGGCGAGCCGATGCCTTACGTGCCTGGAAGGTGGCCAAAGACAAAAGAGCCAAACAGGAGGTCGACGAAATTGACTTGCTCAATGTGCTGGATAATTGCCTTGGCTGCAAAGCCTGCGCCAGCAGTTGCCCGGTGCAGGTAGACATTCCCCACATGCGCTCTGTCTTTTATGCTGACTATTTCAAGCATCACACCCGGCCATTGAAAGACCGGTTGATCTTGCTTGCTGAAAGGCTGAGCCCCATGATGGTGAGGATGAATGCCGCTTTGCGACCGCTGTGGCCTGTTGCCCGTCAAGTTGCTTCATCTGTTCTGGACGTGGTGGATTTGCCGCAAGAGCTTGCGCGCCCGATGGCTTGTACGGATACCATAGCACTGGCAGATCTCGGGCACGCCTTGCCGGAGGATGCCGTGCTTGTCTGGCAGGATTGGTTTACGGCACTGTTTGATGAAAGCGTGCAGCGCGATACGCTTTCCGGTTTGAAGGCGCTTGGCTACAAACCTCTTCTGGTGGAGATGCTTCCTGCAGGCAAGGTGGCGCTCAATATGGGGGATCTTGAAGGCTTCAAAGGCATGGCGGCAAGGCTTTCGAATGAATTGCAAAAAGCATCAAGATCCGCCGTGCCAATGATCGGGCTGGATCCGGCTCTGGTGATGCATGTGCGGGATGACTATCCAAAGTTTGGTTTTTCCGTGCCGGAGTTGCTTCTACCACAGGAATTCCTGACAAGAGAAATCGCCAACGGTCGCATTTTGCCCAAAGCGCATGATGTAAAGGCTGCAAAGCTTCTTGGGCACTGCACCGAAGCGACGTCGCAAACCAGAGCCAGCGCCATGTGGAAAGAGGTTTTTGCTGCTATCGGCATCGAGCTTGCTACGCCTTCGACGGGATGTTGCGGGATGGCTGGGCTGTTTGGTCATCAGAAACGGCATCAGGCCATGTCTCGCAAGCTTTTCGAACTGTCATGGAAGGATCATGTGCAACAGGATATGCCGGTGGTGGCGACCGGCTTTTCGTGCCGTTGTCAGACCGAGAGGCTTGAGGGCCAAGACTTGCGCCATCCGCTTGGTTTGATTGCGCAATGGCTTGACCCAGTGTGA
- a CDS encoding DeoR/GlpR family DNA-binding transcription regulator produces MHPRERRREVLAHVNRFHDISVEDLAEKLNVSRETIRRDLTKLEAEGVLHKYHGGARSLETQQDDPHTESPYATREAHNISEKRMIAATTGRLFKPGDSIFMDTGSTTLAVAKELAQIPSLTVITNSPRIAATIAEEKLGKVFLIGGAYEPEVAENLGPLALEQIAQFRAEHAVLTIGAMDATCIMDFDLQEAEIARAMMGRASTVTIVADHSKFDRRAVFEIAPLNRITRIVTDRPLSQTLKDALTEADVEIIIVGDDLI; encoded by the coding sequence ATGCATCCAAGAGAACGCCGACGCGAGGTTCTGGCCCATGTCAATCGCTTTCACGACATCTCCGTGGAAGATCTGGCCGAGAAACTCAACGTGTCAAGAGAGACAATCCGCAGAGATTTGACCAAGCTGGAAGCGGAAGGGGTCTTGCACAAATACCACGGCGGCGCTCGTTCACTGGAAACACAACAGGACGACCCGCACACGGAAAGTCCTTATGCCACTAGGGAAGCGCATAACATAAGCGAAAAGCGGATGATTGCGGCCACGACAGGACGCCTGTTCAAGCCCGGAGACTCCATCTTCATGGATACGGGCAGCACCACACTCGCAGTGGCTAAAGAACTGGCACAGATTCCGTCCCTCACAGTCATAACAAACTCCCCCCGCATCGCGGCAACCATCGCAGAAGAAAAACTTGGCAAGGTTTTTCTCATCGGAGGAGCCTATGAACCTGAAGTGGCGGAGAATCTGGGTCCTCTGGCATTGGAGCAAATCGCTCAGTTCAGGGCAGAACACGCCGTATTGACCATTGGGGCCATGGATGCAACATGCATCATGGATTTTGATCTTCAGGAAGCTGAAATAGCCCGGGCCATGATGGGCCGCGCAAGCACCGTCACCATTGTGGCGGATCACAGCAAGTTTGATAGGCGCGCCGTTTTCGAAATTGCCCCGCTCAATCGCATCACCCGCATCGTGACCGACAGACCATTGAGCCAGACTCTAAAAGATGCCCTGACAGAAGCCGACGTGGAGATAATCATCGTCGGCGATGACCTGATCTAG
- a CDS encoding NAD(P)/FAD-dependent oxidoreductase, whose amino-acid sequence MIKKTENPRLDESFDVAVIGAGVVGCAVTRRFAMAGAKVILIEKGADILSGASKANSAILHTGFDAPPGSLELELVQAGREEYFKIRDSLSLKLVRTGALVCAWDDEQSDKLEGILHKGHENGVAELNLLGSAAARATLPALSEKLVSAVEVVGEHIIDPWSAPLAYLTQAVELGATFLRNAELMSGSFDGEWLLETSAGAVRTHSVVNAAGLFGDVVDDRLGLGADFTIKPRKGQFIVLDKAASKYVPRIILPVPTERTKGIVVCPTAFGNVLVGPTAEEQDDRYRATVEEDTLRTLLKHGADIVPALAGIPVTAVYAGLRPATEEKHYRVACRPEKRAITLGGIRSTGLSSSLGLAQHALKLHESFDANFTAPEVIPNLVVPNLTETEERDWQKPGRGEIVCHCEMVTRREIEATFDSLVPPGDFGGLRRRTRACMGRCQGFYCNGKLAEMTKGRLETPLAADKEDKK is encoded by the coding sequence ATGATAAAGAAGACTGAAAACCCCAGATTGGATGAATCGTTCGATGTTGCCGTTATCGGGGCCGGGGTGGTCGGATGTGCTGTGACGCGCCGGTTCGCGATGGCGGGAGCTAAAGTCATTTTGATCGAAAAGGGCGCCGATATTCTTTCTGGCGCTTCCAAGGCCAACAGTGCCATTTTGCACACGGGATTTGATGCGCCTCCCGGCAGTCTGGAGCTGGAGCTGGTGCAAGCCGGGCGCGAAGAATATTTCAAGATCAGGGACAGCCTCAGTCTCAAGCTGGTCAGAACCGGTGCGCTTGTTTGTGCCTGGGATGATGAGCAGTCGGACAAACTGGAGGGGATCCTTCACAAGGGACATGAAAATGGCGTCGCCGAGCTCAATTTGCTTGGTTCAGCTGCCGCGCGTGCAACTCTGCCGGCGCTTTCTGAGAAACTTGTTTCTGCCGTTGAAGTTGTCGGGGAGCATATCATTGACCCGTGGTCTGCGCCTCTTGCCTATCTCACGCAAGCGGTTGAACTGGGGGCCACTTTCCTTCGCAATGCCGAGTTGATGAGTGGCTCTTTCGATGGAGAATGGCTGCTGGAAACGTCTGCAGGTGCGGTTAGAACACATTCGGTGGTGAATGCGGCGGGGCTTTTTGGTGATGTGGTTGATGATCGTCTTGGATTGGGCGCTGACTTCACCATTAAGCCCCGCAAGGGACAGTTTATTGTCTTGGATAAGGCGGCCTCAAAATATGTTCCCCGCATTATCCTGCCTGTGCCAACCGAGAGAACCAAAGGCATCGTCGTTTGTCCGACGGCTTTTGGTAATGTGCTGGTTGGTCCTACTGCCGAAGAGCAGGATGATCGCTACCGCGCGACCGTTGAAGAGGATACTCTACGGACGTTGCTCAAGCATGGGGCGGATATCGTTCCTGCTCTTGCGGGCATTCCGGTTACGGCGGTTTATGCCGGTTTGCGCCCTGCAACCGAAGAAAAACATTATCGTGTGGCCTGCCGTCCGGAAAAGCGGGCCATTACACTGGGGGGCATTCGCTCGACCGGTCTTAGCTCGTCGCTGGGGCTGGCGCAGCATGCACTCAAACTGCATGAAAGCTTCGATGCCAACTTTACGGCGCCTGAGGTAATTCCCAATCTGGTTGTTCCCAATCTGACAGAAACAGAAGAGCGTGATTGGCAAAAGCCGGGGCGTGGTGAAATCGTATGCCATTGTGAAATGGTAACAAGGCGAGAAATTGAGGCAACTTTTGACAGTCTCGTTCCTCCGGGAGATTTTGGGGGGCTGAGGCGACGCACGCGTGCATGCATGGGGCGCTGTCAGGGTTTCTATTGCAACGGCAAATTGGCCGAAATGACAAAGGGTCGTTTGGAGACCCCGCTTGCTGCCGATAAGGAGGACAAGAAATGA
- a CDS encoding FAD-dependent oxidoreductase — translation MTEYTADVIIVGAGPSGVAAALELKRRGVEKVVILDRETGVGGATRHCSHSPFGMLEYHRVYFGGAFGRKLEADARQAGVEIRLGHSVVSLNEDASIEVSSTNGLETMQARRVIVATGAREKPRSARLIGGDRPIGVITTGTLQSYVAFYGLMPFKRPLIVGSEFVTVSALLTCLTHGARPAGIIEPMPFVMAKSPLDWFPKMTGLPIQTATELIDIRGGKRVESAVIKSHGQQKELSCDGILLTGRFTPEAALLMQSSLDLAKGSAGPAIDQDGRMRNPHYFAAGNVLRAVETGGWSYREGRKIGAAVADDLVHGLSGDEPLTVSFDDPIKLVVPTLLRRERIRSGAMKDFQLRFSDRAKGTLTLNLDGKTAFRKSGEWLPERRLLVPIPEAAAHAATVHFGFEESA, via the coding sequence ATGACCGAATATACGGCAGATGTCATCATTGTTGGTGCCGGGCCTTCAGGTGTTGCTGCGGCTTTGGAATTGAAACGCCGCGGCGTGGAAAAGGTTGTTATCCTTGATCGTGAAACCGGGGTCGGTGGGGCTACTCGCCATTGCAGCCACTCTCCTTTTGGCATGCTGGAATATCATCGAGTATATTTTGGCGGTGCCTTTGGGCGGAAACTGGAAGCCGACGCGCGACAGGCCGGGGTCGAGATCCGTCTTGGGCATTCGGTTGTTTCGCTCAACGAGGACGCCAGTATTGAAGTATCCTCCACAAACGGGCTTGAGACAATGCAGGCACGTCGGGTTATCGTTGCCACTGGCGCACGGGAAAAACCACGCTCGGCAAGGTTGATTGGCGGTGATCGGCCAATCGGTGTTATCACGACAGGGACGCTGCAGTCTTATGTTGCTTTTTATGGTCTTATGCCGTTCAAGCGCCCGCTGATTGTGGGGTCGGAATTCGTTACTGTTTCTGCTTTGCTGACCTGCCTTACCCATGGTGCGCGACCGGCAGGGATTATCGAGCCAATGCCTTTTGTCATGGCCAAGTCTCCTCTGGACTGGTTCCCCAAGATGACAGGTCTTCCCATTCAGACCGCAACGGAACTGATAGACATTCGCGGTGGCAAGCGCGTTGAATCGGCCGTCATCAAGAGCCATGGGCAGCAAAAGGAATTGAGCTGTGATGGTATCTTGTTGACGGGCCGGTTTACGCCTGAAGCTGCGCTTTTGATGCAATCTTCGCTTGATCTGGCCAAGGGAAGTGCCGGTCCTGCCATAGATCAGGACGGGCGCATGCGCAATCCTCACTATTTTGCGGCTGGTAACGTCTTGCGTGCTGTTGAAACCGGTGGTTGGTCCTATCGTGAAGGGCGAAAGATCGGTGCTGCGGTTGCCGATGATCTGGTGCACGGGCTATCGGGGGATGAGCCACTGACAGTTTCGTTTGATGATCCGATCAAGCTTGTGGTGCCTACTCTCTTGCGTCGCGAGCGAATCCGTTCTGGTGCGATGAAGGATTTTCAGTTACGGTTTTCAGACCGTGCGAAAGGCACTCTCACGTTAAACCTTGATGGAAAAACTGCTTTCAGGAAAAGTGGGGAATGGTTGCCTGAACGGCGCCTTCTTGTGCCAATCCCTGAAGCCGCAGCTCATGCGGCAACTGTTCATTTCGGCTTTGAGGAATCAGCATGA
- a CDS encoding FGGY family carbohydrate kinase has translation MTRIAAIDQGTTSTRCLVVEDGGVAEVVASCRHAQHHPAPSYVEHDPEELIANIRSVLEKAGSVDAIAIANQGESCLAWDGDTGEALSPVIVWQDARTSADLKAFDKDVEASSKAISGLPLDPYFSASKLSWLVRNVPAVAKAFEKGRLRLGTTDAFFLDRLTGHFKTDWATASRTGLMDLKTGQWSAELCSIYGIPTACLPEISPVDGGFGSYEGVPVQVSIVDQQAALYGHGCRRRGDCKVTFGTGAFLLAVTGNERPQIEGLLPTVGWNLRDSATVYALEGGVYDAGAALEWAKKAGLFETVQELDGFSGPSALSRGLVFVPALSGLAAPHWDRQAAPLFIGMDHATSRLDLVRAVLEGIAMLTVDLIDATEATVGKLESISIDGGLSQNAYFAQFLASASRRSVVVPTMHELTALGLAEFCGLDVSAIREQSIRFEVDGFVSETDRACFRRAVEFAKGWRVA, from the coding sequence ATGACGCGGATTGCGGCGATTGATCAGGGAACGACTTCGACCCGATGCCTTGTCGTAGAAGACGGTGGTGTGGCTGAAGTCGTGGCCTCTTGTCGACATGCCCAACATCATCCCGCGCCATCCTATGTGGAACATGATCCTGAAGAATTGATCGCCAATATCAGGTCCGTTCTTGAGAAAGCCGGCTCTGTTGATGCCATCGCCATTGCCAATCAGGGCGAAAGTTGCCTTGCTTGGGATGGAGACACCGGAGAAGCCCTGTCTCCGGTTATCGTGTGGCAGGATGCTCGCACGAGCGCAGATCTCAAAGCTTTTGATAAGGACGTCGAGGCAAGCTCGAAAGCGATATCGGGTTTGCCTCTCGACCCCTATTTTTCTGCAAGCAAACTCAGTTGGCTTGTGCGAAATGTCCCCGCGGTTGCTAAAGCATTCGAAAAAGGGCGGCTACGGCTTGGTACAACAGACGCCTTTTTTCTTGATCGGCTGACCGGCCACTTCAAAACGGACTGGGCAACCGCTTCACGCACGGGATTGATGGATCTGAAAACAGGCCAATGGAGTGCCGAGCTTTGCTCAATTTATGGTATCCCGACCGCTTGTTTGCCTGAAATTTCCCCAGTCGATGGCGGGTTTGGCAGCTATGAGGGTGTTCCTGTTCAGGTTTCCATCGTCGATCAACAGGCGGCCCTTTATGGGCATGGGTGCCGAAGACGTGGTGATTGCAAGGTAACGTTTGGTACAGGTGCCTTTCTGCTGGCAGTGACAGGCAATGAGCGTCCGCAGATCGAAGGGCTGTTGCCAACCGTTGGCTGGAACCTTCGGGATTCTGCCACTGTGTATGCTTTGGAAGGCGGTGTTTATGACGCTGGAGCGGCGCTGGAGTGGGCGAAAAAGGCAGGACTTTTTGAAACTGTTCAAGAGCTTGACGGGTTTTCGGGGCCGTCCGCTCTCAGTCGAGGCCTTGTTTTTGTGCCTGCCCTTTCTGGTCTGGCGGCACCTCATTGGGACCGGCAGGCGGCGCCCCTGTTTATTGGCATGGATCATGCAACAAGTCGGCTGGATTTGGTACGTGCCGTGTTGGAAGGGATTGCCATGCTGACTGTCGATCTTATTGATGCGACAGAAGCTACTGTTGGTAAGCTTGAAAGCATATCCATTGACGGTGGCCTTTCTCAGAATGCCTATTTCGCACAATTCCTCGCCTCAGCCAGCAGGCGCTCTGTTGTCGTTCCGACCATGCATGAGTTGACTGCTTTAGGGCTTGCTGAATTTTGCGGTCTTGATGTTAGCGCCATCAGAGAGCAGAGTATCAGATTCGAGGTCGATGGTTTCGTTAGCGAAACAGATCGGGCCTGCTTTAGGCGGGCCGTCGAATTTGCAAAGGGGTGGCGGGTCGCATGA
- a CDS encoding ethanolamine ammonia-lyase subunit EutB — translation MAPYSITLGNEKHNFPDLKTLMAVASSAKSGDYLAGIAAQSNEKRVAARYCLANVPLKTFLEELLVPYEIDEVSRLIIDTHDWDAFSPISHMTVGDFRDWLLSYDATPEKLKALAPGLTPEMVAAVSKIMRNQDLVIVADKVEVITAFRTTIGLKGRLSSRLQPNHPTDDPEGVAGSTLDGLLYGTGDAVIGINPAGDNVDSCIQLLTLFDRLRQKFEIPMQSCVLTHVTNSIQAIERGAPVDLVFQSIAGSEAANDGFGITIKMLEEAQDAALSLKRGTVGQNVMYFETGQGSALSANAHHGVDLQTMEARGYAVGRHLNPLLVNTVVGFIGPEYIFDAKQVIRAALEDHFCGKLLGLPMGVDVCYTNHTEADQDDMDDLMMLLTVAGVNFLISVPGADDIMLGYQSLSYHDIVTLRHQFKRPPAPEFEVWLKKMGMIDEQGRLAPQLSSAASAQKLLAYEVAQ, via the coding sequence ATGGCTCCTTATTCGATAACTTTAGGCAATGAGAAACACAATTTTCCGGATTTGAAGACGCTCATGGCCGTGGCCTCATCGGCCAAATCTGGCGACTATCTCGCCGGGATCGCCGCCCAGAGCAATGAAAAACGTGTTGCGGCTCGCTATTGCCTCGCGAATGTGCCGCTAAAGACATTTCTTGAAGAATTGCTGGTGCCTTACGAGATTGACGAAGTTTCACGCCTCATAATCGATACGCATGACTGGGACGCCTTCAGTCCGATCTCCCACATGACGGTTGGTGATTTTCGCGACTGGTTGCTTTCCTACGATGCGACGCCGGAAAAGCTCAAGGCTCTGGCTCCGGGCCTGACACCGGAAATGGTTGCAGCCGTGAGCAAGATCATGCGCAATCAGGATCTGGTCATTGTGGCTGACAAAGTGGAAGTCATAACGGCTTTCCGGACGACAATCGGTCTTAAGGGACGTCTTTCAAGTCGGTTGCAGCCGAACCATCCGACGGATGATCCCGAAGGCGTAGCCGGTTCCACACTGGACGGCTTGCTTTACGGCACCGGTGATGCCGTCATTGGCATCAACCCCGCCGGAGACAATGTGGATTCCTGCATTCAGTTGCTCACCCTGTTTGACCGCTTGAGACAAAAATTCGAAATTCCGATGCAGTCTTGCGTGCTGACCCATGTGACCAATTCGATTCAGGCGATTGAACGGGGCGCGCCGGTTGATCTGGTTTTCCAGTCGATCGCCGGGAGCGAAGCTGCCAACGATGGGTTCGGGATTACCATCAAGATGCTGGAAGAGGCGCAGGACGCAGCCCTTTCCCTCAAGCGCGGCACGGTTGGTCAAAATGTGATGTATTTTGAAACCGGGCAGGGCAGTGCTCTTTCCGCCAATGCGCACCACGGGGTCGATCTTCAAACCATGGAAGCGCGCGGATATGCGGTTGGGCGCCACTTGAATCCTCTCCTTGTCAACACGGTTGTTGGCTTCATCGGGCCGGAATATATCTTCGATGCAAAACAGGTCATTCGTGCTGCACTGGAGGACCACTTCTGCGGCAAGCTGCTTGGTCTGCCTATGGGTGTTGATGTTTGCTATACCAACCACACCGAAGCCGATCAGGACGACATGGACGACCTGATGATGTTGCTGACAGTGGCCGGGGTCAATTTTCTCATTTCCGTGCCAGGGGCAGATGACATCATGCTTGGCTACCAGTCGCTATCCTACCACGACATCGTTACCCTGCGGCATCAGTTCAAACGGCCTCCGGCTCCAGAATTTGAAGTCTGGCTCAAGAAAATGGGCATGATCGATGAACAGGGGCGGCTCGCTCCGCAACTGTCGAGTGCTGCAAGCGCACAGAAACTTCTGGCCTATGAGGTTGCACAATGA
- the eutC gene encoding ethanolamine ammonia-lyase subunit EutC — protein sequence MSELIELDPFRRFRDVTRARIGIGRVGDAMSTKDVLDFQLSHARARDAVVGLVDFDAMEKVLSPLPVVKVHSQASDRKTYLARPDLGRSVRADSLAAMPEGPFDIAFVIADGLSAAAVENHAVKVLQECLSLLPSYNVAPVVLANQARVALGDEVGAALSARVVVVLIGERPGLSTPSSLGAYVTYAPKKGRLDSERNCISNIHDDGLSHKGAAQKICWIAKEAMRLKLSGVGLKENLAGSEISGEVAPAALPTNAD from the coding sequence ATGAGTGAGTTGATTGAACTGGATCCATTCCGTCGGTTTCGTGATGTTACTCGTGCACGCATCGGTATTGGTCGCGTCGGGGATGCCATGAGCACAAAGGATGTGCTTGATTTTCAGCTGTCCCATGCCCGTGCCCGTGATGCGGTTGTCGGGCTGGTGGATTTTGATGCGATGGAAAAGGTGCTTTCTCCTTTGCCTGTGGTGAAAGTGCATTCGCAAGCATCGGATCGCAAAACCTATCTTGCGCGACCAGATCTGGGGCGTTCGGTTCGGGCAGATAGTCTTGCCGCTATGCCGGAGGGGCCGTTCGACATTGCCTTCGTGATTGCAGACGGGCTTTCGGCTGCTGCCGTGGAAAATCATGCCGTCAAGGTTTTGCAGGAATGCTTGTCTTTGCTGCCATCCTACAATGTGGCTCCTGTCGTTCTGGCCAATCAGGCGCGTGTGGCGCTGGGGGATGAGGTCGGTGCGGCTTTGTCGGCGCGTGTTGTGGTGGTCTTGATCGGCGAGCGTCCGGGCTTGTCAACGCCGAGTAGTCTTGGAGCCTACGTGACTTATGCTCCGAAAAAGGGACGTTTGGACAGCGAGCGAAATTGTATTTCCAACATCCATGACGATGGTCTTTCGCACAAAGGGGCTGCCCAGAAAATCTGCTGGATTGCCAAAGAGGCGATGCGTTTGAAATTGTCCGGTGTGGGCCTCAAGGAGAATCTCGCTGGTAGTGAAATCTCCGGTGAGGTGGCGCCAGCGGCTTTGCCAACCAATGCTGATTGA